In Mesorhizobium sp. M9A.F.Ca.ET.002.03.1.2, the DNA window TCATCTTCTCGCGGCAGCTGATCCGCGGCATCACTTCCGGAGCGGTCAAGTGAGTTCGCAAAAACCCCTTCGCGTCGTCGTCGCCGGTTTGGGCAATATGGGCCGCAGCCACGCGCTGGCCTATCACACCAATCCAGGCTTCGAGATCGCGGCGCTGGTCAACCGTTCGGATGTGCCGCTGCCGGCCGGGCTTTCCGGTTATGGCATCAGGCGCTCCTTCGAGGAAGCTTTGCGCGACGAGAAACCCGATGTCGCCTGCATCGCTACCTATTCCGACAGCCATGCCGACTATGCAGTCAAGGCGTTCGAGGCCGGCTGCCATGTCTTCGTCGAAAAGCCGCTGGCAACGACGGTGGCGGAAGCCAAACGCGTCGTCGCCGCCGCCAAGACTAACGGCAAAAAGCTGGTGATCGGCTATATCCTGCGCCATCACCCGTCCTGGATCAGGCTGATCGCCGAGGCGCGCAAGCTGGGCGGCCCTTACGTGTTCCGCATGAACCTCAACCAGCAATCCTCAGGCCATAGCTGGGAGACACACAAGCAGCTGATGCAGACGACCTCGCCGATCGTCGATTGCGGCGTGCACTATCTCGACGTGATGCTGCAGATCACCGACGCCAGGCCGGTCGAGGTGCGCGGCATGGGATTGCGGCTGACCAACCAGATCGCGCCCTCGATGTACAATTACGGCCACCTGCAAGTGCTGTTCGACGACGGTTCGGTCGGCTGGTACGAGGCGGGCTGGGGCCCGATGATCTCGGAGACGGCCTTTTTCGTGAAGGACGTGATCTCGCCGAATGGCTGCGTGTCGATCGTCATGAAGGAAGGTGTCAAATCCGACGACATCGACACCCATACCAAGACGTCGACCATCCGCCTGCACAGCGCGGCGACCGGGGCGGACGGCAAGTTCGTCAAAGTGGACGAGATGCTGTCGATGGAAGGCGAACCCGGCCATCAGGATCTGTGCGATCTCGAACAGGCGTTCGTGCTGAAGGCGATCCGCGAGGGTCTCGATCTCACCCGCCACATGGACGACGCGGTGAAATCGCTCGCCGTCTGCCTAGCCGCCGACGAGAGCGTGCGCAGCGGCGTCGCCGTCAAACTCTAGAACAGGGACGAAGCCGTGGGCTCGCTGAACATCGAGAATGTGAAAAAGGCCTTTGGGCCGGTCGAGGTGCTGAAGGGCATCAATCTCGAAGTGGCCGACGGCGAGTTCGTCGTCTTCGTCGGGCCCTCCGGCTGCGGCAAGTCGACGCTGCTCAGGGTCATCGCCGGGCTGGAGGATTCGACCTCGGGCCGCGTCGTCATCGACGGCGCGGATGTCTCCGCCACCCCGCCGGCCAAACGCGGCATCGCCATGGTGTTCCAGACCTACGCGCTCTACCCGCATCTGACGGTGAGGAACAATATGGGCCTCGGCCTCAAGCAGGCGGGCACGCCGGCGGCCGAGATCGACCGCCGCATCGGCATCGCCTCGTCGATGCTGTCGCTGGAACCTTATCTCTCGAGGCGGCCGGCCGAGCTCTCCGGAGGCCAGCGGCAGCGCGTCGCCATCGGCCGCGCCGTGGTGCGTGAGCCCCAGCTTTTTCTCTTCGACGAACCGCTGTCGAACCTCGATGCGGCATTGCGCGTCAACACGCGGCTGGAGATTGCGCAGCTGCATCGCCGGCTGAAGGCGACCATGATCTATGTCACCCACGACCAGGTCGAGGCGATGACGCTGGCCGACAAGATCGTCGTGCTCAACGCGGGAAAGATCGAGCAGATCGGCGGCCCGATGGAGCTTTACAATTCGCCGGCTAACGAATTCGTCGCAGGCTTCATCGGCTCACCGAAGATGAACTTCGTCGACGGCGCCAGGCTCGGTGAGACGGCCAAGACGATCGGCGTGCGTCCCGAACATCTGACGGTCGATGCGAAATCCGGCGCGTGGAAGGGCACGGTGGTCCATGCCGAGCACCTCGGCGCCGACACCAACCTCTATCTCGACTGCGAGAAGGCCGGGCTGATCACCGTGCGCATCTTCGGCGTCTACAATGCCGAACCGGGCGCGACGCTTTATGCGACGCCGGATCCGGCAAAGACCTATCGGTTCGGGACTGATGGGAAGGTGCTGAAGTAGCGCCCTCTTCCTTCTCCCCCTGTGGGAGAAGGTGGAGCGCCTACACGTCCGCCCTAAACGTCTGCTTCTGCATGCCAAGCCCTTCAATGCCAAGCTCGACCACGTCGCCCGCCTTGAGGAACACCGGCGGCTTCATACCCAGCCCGACGCCGGGCGGCGTGCCGGTTGAGATGATGTCGCCCGGATGCAGCGACATGAACTGGCTGAGATAGGACACCAGGTAGGCAACGCCATAGACCATGGTCTTGGTCGAGCCGTTCTGCATCGTCTTGCCGTTGACCTTCAGCCACATCGGAATGTTCTGCGGGTCCTTCACCTCGTCCTTGGTCACCAGCCACGGGCCGATCGGCCCGAACGTGTCGCAGCTCTTGCCCTTGGTCCACTGGCCCTGCCGCTCGGCCTGAAAGGCACGTTCGGAAACGTCATGCGCGACGCAGTAGCCGGCG includes these proteins:
- a CDS encoding Gfo/Idh/MocA family oxidoreductase; the encoded protein is MSSQKPLRVVVAGLGNMGRSHALAYHTNPGFEIAALVNRSDVPLPAGLSGYGIRRSFEEALRDEKPDVACIATYSDSHADYAVKAFEAGCHVFVEKPLATTVAEAKRVVAAAKTNGKKLVIGYILRHHPSWIRLIAEARKLGGPYVFRMNLNQQSSGHSWETHKQLMQTTSPIVDCGVHYLDVMLQITDARPVEVRGMGLRLTNQIAPSMYNYGHLQVLFDDGSVGWYEAGWGPMISETAFFVKDVISPNGCVSIVMKEGVKSDDIDTHTKTSTIRLHSAATGADGKFVKVDEMLSMEGEPGHQDLCDLEQAFVLKAIREGLDLTRHMDDAVKSLAVCLAADESVRSGVAVKL
- a CDS encoding ABC transporter ATP-binding protein, yielding MGSLNIENVKKAFGPVEVLKGINLEVADGEFVVFVGPSGCGKSTLLRVIAGLEDSTSGRVVIDGADVSATPPAKRGIAMVFQTYALYPHLTVRNNMGLGLKQAGTPAAEIDRRIGIASSMLSLEPYLSRRPAELSGGQRQRVAIGRAVVREPQLFLFDEPLSNLDAALRVNTRLEIAQLHRRLKATMIYVTHDQVEAMTLADKIVVLNAGKIEQIGGPMELYNSPANEFVAGFIGSPKMNFVDGARLGETAKTIGVRPEHLTVDAKSGAWKGTVVHAEHLGADTNLYLDCEKAGLITVRIFGVYNAEPGATLYATPDPAKTYRFGTDGKVLK